A portion of the Deltaproteobacteria bacterium genome contains these proteins:
- the ychF gene encoding redox-regulated ATPase YchF, with protein sequence MGFTCGIIGLPNAGKSTIFNALSAARAEVANYPFCTINPNQGIVPVPDDRLQKLAQLLHPEKVTPTILEFWDIAGLVKGASQGEGLGNRFLGHIRNVDAVAHVVRCFEAENVVHVYASVDPRRDMEIVQTELILADLQTVEKHLTKATHQAKVGDKKSSSEIPFLKEVHERLGTGFPIKGLTLAEEGQKILQSLELLTAKPQLYVANVSEKELKERRWVSQVEALAVLEKAPVVVICGDLEAEMAELAAEERAEFLQEMGLVESALNQLIRVGYELLNLITFYTTVGPELRAWTVPVGTRVPQAAGKIHSDMERGFIRAEVISCQEFVDTGSMAAAREKGLIRVEGKDYIVQDGDILHIRFHA encoded by the coding sequence TTGGGTTTTACCTGCGGGATCATTGGGCTGCCAAACGCCGGAAAGTCAACCATCTTTAACGCTCTCAGCGCGGCCAGGGCGGAAGTGGCCAATTATCCATTCTGCACCATCAATCCCAATCAGGGTATCGTGCCGGTTCCCGATGATCGTCTGCAAAAGTTGGCTCAGCTTCTCCATCCCGAGAAAGTAACCCCCACCATACTGGAATTTTGGGACATCGCCGGCTTGGTCAAAGGAGCCAGCCAGGGAGAAGGACTGGGTAACCGATTCCTGGGCCATATTCGCAACGTTGATGCCGTGGCGCATGTGGTCCGCTGCTTCGAAGCTGAAAATGTTGTGCACGTTTACGCTTCGGTAGACCCCCGCCGGGACATGGAGATCGTCCAGACGGAACTCATCCTGGCCGATCTGCAAACCGTGGAGAAGCACCTTACCAAAGCAACCCACCAGGCGAAAGTTGGGGATAAAAAATCCTCATCGGAAATTCCCTTCCTTAAGGAGGTTCACGAACGCCTTGGCACGGGCTTCCCGATTAAAGGTTTGACGCTTGCGGAGGAGGGACAGAAAATTCTGCAATCTTTGGAATTGCTCACAGCCAAGCCCCAGCTTTATGTTGCTAACGTCAGTGAAAAAGAGCTAAAGGAGCGCCGTTGGGTTTCTCAGGTGGAAGCATTGGCTGTCTTGGAGAAAGCTCCTGTGGTCGTGATCTGCGGCGACCTGGAGGCGGAAATGGCCGAGCTTGCCGCTGAAGAACGGGCCGAATTTCTGCAAGAGATGGGCTTGGTTGAATCGGCCTTGAACCAGTTAATCCGGGTTGGCTACGAACTTTTGAATCTAATCACTTTCTACACTACCGTGGGTCCGGAACTCAGGGCCTGGACCGTTCCGGTCGGAACCCGGGTGCCGCAAGCTGCCGGGAAAATTCACTCCGACATGGAGCGGGGATTCATCCGCGCCGAGGTTATCTCCTGCCAAGAATTTGTTGACACGGGATCCATGGCGGCAGCCCGGGAAAAAGGATTGATCCGGGTCGAAGGTAAAGATTACATCGTTCAGGATGGCGACATCCTGCATATTCGATTCCATGCCTGA